TTACGGCCTGGGTAAGGTAAAGATTTCTCCGGAGTTGAGAAATGTCCTGCAAAATTACCAGTGGCCAGGCAATGTCCGGGAGCTGGAGCATGTTATCGAAAGTGCTGTGAATATGCTCGACGGGGAACAGGTAATTACGGTAGACCATTTGCCGTTATATTTAAAAACGAAATTACTAAGCCAAAGGAGTGCTGCCAAAGCTTTGCCAAAAGGTACTTTAGCGGAAGTATTAACGCAAGTAGAGAAACAGGTTATTTTAGATGCTTTGGAAAAGCATAACTGGAATATTACAAAGGCGGCTGATTCTTTAGGTATTGTAAGACAAAATTTACAGTATAGAATACGAAAACTCGGGATAAATTCGTAGTAAAAATCAAAAGATCCAGCTTGTAGACAAAGCCAGCATGTATTATTTCGAGCAGCGGTCAGGGGACACACCTCTTATGCATGTTGTTCGCTTTAGCTGAGGAATGTCCCCAATTAATAGGCTCCTACGCCGTTGACCTTCAGCTCCGCTGCCGACGGCTGGGGAAACCAGTCCCGCTCCATAATACATGCTGGCTGATAATAGTTTGTCGACGGTCTGAAAAGATCTTTAGATCTTTTCAAAATCTGCCTGCAAAAAGTAATTGCGAAAAAGATTTTTTTATTTTTTGTATATAGTTCGCGGATTTATCTGCAAAAAAAATATGCAGGCAAATCTTTTATGCATGAATAGTTAAAATAAATTTGGTCCAAGACCAAATTTCGCAATGCAAAAAAATTATGCTGCGGGATATTGACTGGTATCATGTTTTGATGCTTTATTTTTCGGCATGGATTTTGCTAGTATAAAATAGCAAAAAGCGTTTTTATTTATTGTTTGGACAGTTGGTAAGGAGGATGCGAAAATGGTTAATATACGTTCTAATTATCTTGAGCAAACACCTGTGTTGCGCTGGGTATCTGAAAGCCAGCTGGAAGAAATTCACCTGGCAACTCTCGAAGTATTGGAAAGGACAGGTGTTCAGGTAGATCACCCTGAAGCCCTGAAGCTTTTAAAAGATGCCGGTTGCATTGTCAAGGATAACAGGGTGCGCATACCCAACTGGCTGGTGGAGGATTGCATCCGGTTGGCGCCAAGAAAAATCGTGGTTGCCAACCGCAAGGGACAGAGGGTCATGCATTTGGAGAGCAACCGGGTCTATTTTGGTACCGGTTCTGACTTGCCTTATACCATTGATCTGGAAACGGGAATAAGAAGGAGATCCACCAAAAAAGATGTGGAACAGGCCTGCAGGGTGATGGATTATCTGCCCAATTTCGATTTTGTAATGAGTTATGCCATCGCCTCGGATTGCGCCGCCAAAGCCAGCGATCTGCATCAATTTGAGGCTATGGTAACTAATACAGTGAAACCCATTGTATTCACTACCCATGATGAAAAGAATACTCGGGCACTGATTGAAATGGCTGCTGCGGTAGCCGGAGGGCATGAAGAGCTTAGAAAAAACCCGTTTTTAGTGCTATATTCCGAGCCCATATCTCCGCTGGTCCATACCAGGGAGGGAATTGGCAGAATGTTTGCCTGCATTGAGCACGGCATCCCCGTAACATATGTCTCCGGGGTTGTGGCAGGTGGGACCACTCCCGTAACTAAAGCGGGCTGTATAGTGCAGATGAATGCGGAAGCCCTCTCGGGGCTGGTAATAGCCCAACTAAAACAAAAAGGCGCTTCCATAATCATCGGCGGCAATGGTACACCAATGGATATGAAAAACTCCACAACGCTTTACGGCTCGCCGGAGCATGCCATGAATTACGCAGTTATGACCCAGCTTTCGCAATATTATCAGATTCCCAACTTCACCGAGGCCGGTTGTGTTAATGCTCCCGTTCCCGATGCCCAGGCCGGATTTGAAGCAGGCATTAATTTATTGATGGCCCAATTAACCGGCGCTAACCTGGTGCATGACGTTGGTTACCTGGAAGGGGGCAAAACGGGTTCACTGGCATTTCTGACCATGTGCAACGACTTTATCGATATGGTTCGCTATATGGGCCGGGGGACCAGGATCAATGCAACTACACTGGCTGTTGATTGTATTGATGAAGTTGGCCCGGGTGGTAATTATTTGGCTCATCAGCATACTTTTGACCATTTCCGCACGGAAATTTGGTCTCCGCAGCTGTTTAACCGCTTGTTCTGGGAAATCTGGGAAGAAAAAGGGGCCCAGGGCATTGCTGATCATGCTAAAAACATGGCAAAAGAGATCTTGGCAAGCTATCAGCCTGAGCCGGTTAAGGAAAGCGTCCGGGCAGAACTGCAGAAGATCATTGCTGACGTAGAAAAAGATGAATTTTCGGCTTAGGGAAAGGGGAGTTCGTCTTGACATACGGTTGTGCCCATGGCAACGGGCTATATTTTAGAACTTTAACGGCCGAACAGCTGCAAAAGATCCACCTGGCCAGCTGCCGGGTACTGGAAGAGGCCGGCATGGTAATTCACCATGACGAGGCTGTAGAGCTGCTAAAAAAAGCAGGGGCTGCAGTGGACAGCGGTAATCGGGTCTACTTCCCCACGTTCCTGGTGGAAAAAGCCCTGCAGTCTGCCCCGTCCCGCGTGACAATGTACAACAGGAAAGGGGAGCCTGCACTGTACCTGGAAGGTTCCAATGTTTATTTCGGTACCGGTTCCGATACGATAAATTACCTGGACCCTTTTACCGGGGAAAGAAGAGGCTGGCGGAAAGAGGACGTAGCTCAAGCTATTACGATCTGCGACTATTTGCCGAACATCGATTTTATTATGTCCATGGGCATGTTATCCGACGTTGAGCGCAGGATGATTAACCGGGAGCAGTACGCTCTCATGGTGCAGCATTCCGTCAAGCCCCAGGTGGTAATCGCGGAGGACGGCGACACTCTGGCTGATATCGCAGAAATGGCTGCTATTGCCGTCGGCGGTGAAGAACAGCTTAAACGGAAGCCCTTATTTATGATCTATACTGAACCGACTTCCCCGCTGCAGCATCCTGTGGAGTCCATAGAAAAGCTGCTGTTGGCAGCGGAAAAAGGGATTCCCGCCAATTTTGCCTGTGGGGGTTTAGGAGGGGCCAGCGTCCCGGTAACTGTGGGCGGAGCTTTAGTTCAGGCCAATGCGGAGGCGTTAAGCGGGCTGGTTATTCACCAGTTAAAAAACCCCGGGGCACCTTTTATCTACGGTTACGGTAATTCGCCTATGGATATGCGTACCATGCAAGCCGTGTATGGGACGCCGGAAGCCATATTATATCAGGGAGGGATGTGCGACTTAGCCCGCTACTACAGGCTGCCGTCCTGGGGTTATGCCGGCTGCTGCAACTCTAAAGTTTGCGATGAACAGGCCATCCTGGAATCCACCATGTTCACCGTAATGGGAGCCTTGCAGGGCTGTAACCTGATGCATGACGTCTTTTACATGGAATTTGGCCGCACAGGATCGTTGGAACTGCTGCTAATCTCCAATGAGGTAATCGGACGTGTGAAGCGCCTCCTGAAAGGCATTGAAACTGACTGGGAATATCTGGCGGTAGAGGCCATAAAACGGGTTGGTCCGGGAGGTAATTTCCTTGGTGACCCGCATACTGCGGAGCATTTCCGGGAGAGTTGGCAGCCCGAGCTGTCGGATTTCAACTGCTTTGAAAACTGGGCTGCAGCAGGCAGCACCACTATGGCAGAGCGGGCCCGGGGAAAAATCAAAGAAATTCTGGCCGTGCACAAACCTGAACCTCTTCCTGAGGAAGCCCGCGTGAAAATAGCTGCCGTGCTGGAGAAGGCACAAGCAAGGCTTAATTGTAAACATAGCTCCAAACCAGCTTAAAATTTGGCTCATGGCGTATACCTGAACAGTAAACGTCAACATGACCGGAACATATAATGATCTGGAATATGTCTTGGTTTCTTGCCGGGAAAGCCCGGTGAGAAACCTTGCTTTGTTTTTAGGGGTAATTTATAAGTTTAACATGGTAAAGAATTGCTTTGGTAATATATTAAGAAGGAGGAGGGGAAATGGCTCTGGCCAGATTGAAAAGTGATAAGAGCACCCAGGCAGCGGTGGTCCTGGACGGCAATTCTCTAACCATTGAGGATGTAGTTGCCGTGGCCAGGCAAAGAAAGCAGGTGGCATTATCTGCTGAGGCTGTAAAACAAATGGAAATCTCCCGTACTATGGTAGAAAGTCTGGTTAAACAGGGGAAAGTGGTGTACGGGGTTACAACAGGGTTTGGAAAGTTCAGTCAGGTCAATATTGCACCGGAGGAAATAGAGCAACTGCAGGAAAATTTGATTATCAGCCACGCTGTGGGAGTAGGGAACCCACTGCCGGAGGAAGTGGTCAGGGGCATTATGCTTTTACGGGCAAACGCCCTTGCCAAAGGTTACTCGGGTATCAGGCCCGAGGTAGTTGCTACTTTGGTTGAAATGTTAAATATGGGCGTGCATCCGGTCATACCTGAAAAAGGTTCATTAGGGGCCAGCGGGGATTTGGCGCCTTTGTCCCATATGGCCCTGGTGATGATCGGCCGCGGTGAGGCATATTTCCAGGGAATTCGCATGCCTGGCAAAACTGCCATGGAAAAGGCAGGAATCCCTGTGATTAAACTCAACGCAAAAGAGGGTCTGGCCTTGATCAACGGCACCCAGGTGATGACGGCAATTGGTACCCTGGCCATTTATGATGCCTGGTGCTTGGCTAAAACAGCCGATATTGCGGCGGCCATGACCTGCGAAGCTTTGGAAGGGATACCTGCAGCTTATGACAGGAAGATCAATGAGGTTAGGCCCCATCAAGGCCAGGGCCAGGTGGCGGGTAACTTAAGAAGGCTATTGGCAGGCAGCCAGATTATCTCCGGTGCCCAACATGGTAGGGTACAGGATGCCTATGCCCTGCGCTGCATACCACAGGTTCATGGTGCCTCAAGAGATGCCCTGGAATATGTGAGAAAAGTCATTGAAGTGGAAATAAACTCCGTAACTGATAACCCGTTGCTTTTCCCGGAAGAAGGAGAAGTCATTTCCGGAGGAAACTTCCATGGACAACCGGTGGCCCTGGCCATGGATTTTCTGGGAATTGCCCTTTCTGAAATTGCCAATATTGCGGAGCGGAGGATTGAACGCCTGGTTAACCCGACTTTAAGCGGCGGGCTACCGGCATTTTTAACTACCAAAGGCGGTTTAAACTCAGGTTTTATGATTGCCCAATATACTGCAGCTTCCCTGGTTTCAGAGAATAAAGTTTTAGCTTCGCCGGCCAGCATAGATTCCATCCCCAGTTCTGCCAACCAGGAAGACCATGTCAGCATGGGCACTATAGCTGCCCGTAAAGCATTAGGCATTCTGGAAAATACCAGGGCAGTGCTGGCCATTGAACTTTTATGCGCGGCCCAAGGCATTGACTTGAGAGGAGGGAAACCAGCTCCGGGCACAGGAGCTGCCTATCAAGCACTTAGAAAGGAAGTAGCCTGCCTGGAAGAGGACAGGGAATTGCGGCTGGATATTGAGAAGGCTCAACAACTGCTGCAAAAAGGAACGATCCTGAAAGAAGTCGAGGAGACAATAGGCCCTATTTACTAGGCTTCTAAGCTATGTGCAAAATTACGGGAGGTGGACAATTAATGCTCACTAATTTTGACATCTCGCAGGCCATGACTATTAAGCTCGATAACCAACTGCCGGAAATGCCCAAATTCGTTGAAGGGATCCGCAGGGCGCCAAACCGGGGGTTTAGGCTCACGCCGGCGCAAACGAAGATTGCTCTGAAGAATGCACTGCGCTATGTGCCGGAAGAGTTGCATGAAAAACTTGCACCCGAATTTTTAGAGGAACTGTTGACCCGGGGGAGAATTTATGCTTACCGCTTCCGCCCGGAAGGCAGGATCTACGGAAAACCCATTGATGAATATAGGGGGAACTGTATCGAAGGCAAGGCATTTCAGGTGATGATCGACAACAACCTGGACTTTGAAGTTGCCCTTTACCCTTATGAGCTTGTCACCTACGGGGAAACAGGCAGTGTCTGCCAGAACTGGCTGCAGTACAGGCTGATTAAAAAGTACCTGGAGGTAATGACTGAGCACCAGACCCTGGTAGTTGCCTCCGGTCACCCCTTGGGCCTGTTCCCGTCCAAACCCGATGCTCCCCGGGTGATCATAACCAATGCGCTGATGGTCGGCATGTTTGACAACTCCCATGACTGGGAAATTGCCGAGGAGATGGGGGTGGCCAACTACGGGCAGATGACTGCCGGGGGTTGGATGTATATTGGACCTCAGGGCATTGTCCACGGCACATTCAATACGCTGCTCAACGCCGGGAGGCTTAAGTTGGGGATACCCCAGGACGGAGACCTGAGAGGCCGTCTGTTCGTCTCCTCAGGCCTGGGCGGCATGAGTGGGGCTCAACCTAAAGCCATCGAGATAGCCGGCGGCGTCGGTATTATCGCTGAAGTTGACTACTCGAGAATTATAACCAGGTACAACCAGGGGTGGGTGAAAAAAGTATCGTCCAATCTCGGGGAAGTATGCAGCATAGCAAAGGAATACCAGGAAAAGAAAGAGCCAATGTCCATTGCCTACTACGGCAACGTGGTGGATCTGTTGGAATACATTGTGCAGCATGACATCAAAGTGGATTTGCTTTCCGACCAGACGTCCTGCCATGCTGCTTATGAAGGCGGATACTGTCCGCAAGGTGTTACTTTTGAAGAGAGGACCAGACTATTAGCTTCGGACCGTGAGAAATTCAAGGCGTTAGTGGATAATAGCCTGAGACGCCACTTTGAATTGATAAAGACCCTGGTAACCAAGGGGACCTATTTCTTTGATTACGGCAACTCTTTCATGAAAGCGGTTTTTGATGCAGGTGTGAAAGAAATTTCCAAAAACGGGGTAGATGAAAAAGATGGCTTTATCTTCCCCTCCTATGTGGAAGACATCATGGGCCCCGAGTTATTTGATTACGGCTACGGACCTTTCCGCTGGGTTTGCTTGAGCGGTAAACATGAGGATCTGCTTAAGACCGATAGGGCGGCCATGGAATGCATTGACCCCACCAGAAGGGGTCAGGATAGGGATAACTATATCTGGATCAGGGATGCGGAGAAAAACAAACTGGTGGTAGGTACCCAGGCCAGGATCCTCTACCAGGATGCTGAGGGGAGAATGAAGATTGCCCTGAAGTTCAATGAAATGGTGAGAAACGGGGAAATCGGCCCCGTCATGCTGGGGCGGGACCACCATGACGTCAGTGGCACTGATTCTCCATTCAGGGAGACGGCCAACATCAAGGACGGCAGCAATGTGATGGCCGATATGGCGGTGCAGTGTTTTGCCGGCAATGCAGCCAGGGGCATGAGCCTGGTGGCCCTCCATAACGGCGGTGGAGTGGGCATCGGGAAAGCTATCAATGGCGGCTTTGGATTGGTGCTGGATGGCAGCAAGCGGGTTGATGAAATAATTAAGTCAGCATTGTTATGGGATGTGATGGGCGGCGTGGCCAGGCGTGCCTGGGCCAGGAATGAGCATTCCCTGGAGACCAGCATTGAATTCAATAAGAAGTATCAAGGCAAAGGCCATATCACACTGCCCTATATTCCGCAAGATAAATTGATTGATGAAGTGGTGGAGAAGGCGCTGAAAAAAAGGGGTGCAGGCTCCAATGAAAGCAGACCTCATCATTAAAAACGCTAAACAGCTGGTAACCTCCCAAGGCGCATCGCGTAAGCCCAAAATCAAAGAGGAATTAGGTCAGATTGAAGTAATCACGGACGGGGTTTTGGCGGTGGTTGGGGATTCCATTGTTGCTGTGGGCACAACATCAGAAGTGTTGCAGCAACTTGACATAACTCCGGAAACAAAAGTAATTGATGCTACAGGGAAAGTGGTACTGCCTGGACTGGTTGATCCCCACACCCACCTGGTGTTTGCCGGTTCCAGGGAAAACGAATGGGACCTGAAACTTAAAGGCGTGCCTTACCTGGATATCCTGGCCCAAGGAGGCGGGATCCTTAGCACCGTCCGGGCCACTAGAGCCGCCAGCTTAGAGGAATTGGTACAAACAGGACTGAAATACGCTGACCAGATGCTGGCCCAGGGCACAACTACCGCAGAAGCCAAAAGCGGGTATGGCTTGACAACTGAGGATGAAATTAAAACCCTGGAAGCCATCAGAGAAATTAATCAAAGGCATCCCCTGGATCTTGTCCCCACCTTCCTGGGGGCCCATGCGGTACCATTGGAATATAAGGGGGAGCCGGAAAAATTTGTGGACCTGGTCATCGAAGAAATGCTTCCTGAAGTGGCGGCTAAAAACCTGGCAGAGTTTTGCGATGTATTTTGTGAGCAAGGCGTTTTTTCCGTGGAACAGTCCCGGAGGATCCTAAAAGCAGCAAAAGAGCAAGGGTTTAAATTAAAAATCCACGCCGACGAAATTGTGCCTCTAGGAGGAGCAGAACTGGCTGCGGAACTGGAAGCTGTATCAGCGGACCACCTCCTGGTCATTTCCGATGAAGGCATCAGGCAAATGGCAGAGAAACAGGTGATGGCAGTGCTCCTGCCGGGCACCACTTTTTACCTAAGGGAAGACCATTATGCACCGGCCAGGAAAATGATAGAACAAGGAGTGCCGGTAGCATTAGCCACCGACTTTAATCCCGGTTCATGTCCAAATAACTCTTTACAGATTATCATGACCATCGCTTGCCTTTATTTGAAAATGACTCCTGCCGAGGTCATTAACGCCATGACGATCAATGCCGCCCACGCTATCGGCAGGGCAAAGGAAATAGGCAGCCTTGAGCCAGGGAAAAAAGCTGACATCGTTGTTTTTGATGCTCCCACATATCAGTATTTGCCTTACCGCTTTGGTTCAAATTTAGCGGAGAAAATAATTAAAAACGGACAGCTTGTCATAGGGGGAGAGGATTAATGCCAACACTGGTAGAATGTGTGCCCAATTTCAGCGAAGGCAGAAGAACAGAAGTAATTCAGCAGATCATTGCACAAATAAGAAGCGTAGAAGGAGTAAAACTCCTGGACTATTCAGCGGATGAAAGCCATAACCGCTCCGTAGTTACCTTTATAGGGGAACCGGAAGGAGTTAAAGAGGCGGCCTTCAGGGCAGCTAAAAAAGCCGCTGAGCTAATCAATATGGAAGAACACCGGGGAGAACACCCCAGAATGGGCGCTACCGATGTCATTCCTTTCATCCCTATCTCGGACGTTACCATGGAAGATTGTATCCGGTTAGCCAGGGAATTGGGTCAGAGAATGGGAGAGGAGTTGAACATCCCTGTCTACCTGTATGAAGAAGCGGCCACCAGGCCCGAAAGAAAAAACTTGGCCAATGTGCGCAAAGGGCAATATGAAGGACTGAAAGAAGCGATCAAACAACACGAGAGGCAGCCGGACTACGGGCCGCAGGAAATGGGGAAAGCGGGGGCCACCGCTGTAGGCGCCAGGCCACCTTTAATTGCCTACAACATTAACCTGGGGACTGATGATGTGAACATAGCCAAAAAAATAGCTAAGGCCATCAGGGGCTCCAGCGGCGGCTTTGTAAGCGTCAAGGCCCTGGGTGTGCTGTTGGAAGATAGAAATATTGCCCAGGTAACCATCAATATGTGCAACTACAAAGAAGTGCCTCTCTTTCGGGTTTTTGAACTGGTTAAAAGCGAAGCAGCCAGGTACGGGGTGAATGTCATTGGCAGTGAAATAGTAGGTCTCATCCCCATGGAAGCGTTGCTCGAAGTGGCGGAGTTTTATCTCCGGCTGGAAGGATTCCGGAAAGAACAGGTATTGGAGACAAGGATCACAGAATAAGGAGGAACATGGGGACATTCCCCGAACAAGTCTAAATCATTTATAGGGGTGTGTCCCCTGACCTTAAAAGGAGGTTCTAGGAAATGCTTATAGACTTAAAATGTAATGAATTTATAGAAGAACTGGCTTCCGCTTCACCGGCTCCCGGCGGCGGCAGCGTTTCGGCCCTGGCCGGGGCTTTAGGCGCAGCATTAGTCAGCATGGTTGCAAATCTCACTATAGGCAAGGAACAGTTTAAAGCCGATGAGGAGGAACTGCAGGCAGTTTTGGCCAAGGCTTCGGAATTAAAAGAAAAACTTATGTCTTATGTTGATGAGGATACTGAGGCTTTCAACCGGGTCATGACAGCTTACAAGTTGCCTAAGGGGACCGAAGAGGAGAAGAAAGCCCGGACTCAAGCTATTCAAGAGGCTATGCGGCAGGCAGCTTCCCTGCCCATGGAAGTGGCGGAATGCTGCCTTGAAGCATTGCAATTGACTAAAACAGCGGTTGCCAAAGGCAACCCCAACGCTCTAAGTGACGGCGGGGTAGCGGTCCTGATGGCTTTTGCCGGCTTACAGGGAGCAATTTTTAATGTACAAATTAACTTAGGTTCAATTAAAGATGAGCAATTTGTACAAACCATGAGAGAGAAGAAAGAGCATGTGCTTCGGAAAGGGCAGGCATTGCGGGATGAGATTCTCGCCATGGTCGAAACTAAATTGAATTAAGCATTAGCCGCCTACATCCTTTTTTTATATTTCAAGCTATCCGCATAGCTTCCTGTTTCCTTGAGATACTATACATAGGTGAAAGGAGGCTATTACATTGGATAAATTTAATGATGTTGATAAAAAACTGCAGACTCCTGCTATGATGGATACTTTTAAAGGAGAGTTGGTCAGGGACCCCGCTTCCAGACAACTAACAGCCAGTGAGGATATTCTCAGCGATAACCCATACAAAACACCTCCCAACAACCTGACTCGTAAGAAGCATAGCCTTGGTGAGAAAGGATAGGTGAGCCATGGCTGAGAACAAAAAGCTTTATGCCAACCATGACAGGAGAAGGGAAGTTAAGCTGAAGGATTTAAACCGCGAGCGGGGTTTTTCCAGGATAATTGATCCGGAAAGAGGTCCGGAAAATAGGTAGGAAATAATTTGAAACTGGAAAAAGCGGCTTTAACCAGACGGCTAAGGCCGCTTTTGTACGTTTTTGGTTGCACTTACAAGCTATGGGCGATCGCCACGGGCCATTATTAAGTCGGCAGCCTTTTTTTGTGATGCTGCTGCTTCATTAGCTGCTTTGGCAATAATTGTCCTTAATGTAGAATCCATGATCTCTGTTTGAATCAGAGCATAAGCTAAAGCTGCCATTCTGGTGTCTTTTTCATAATCTTGCAGCATATCCATATCAGAAAATTGCAATCTGCCTCACTCCCTTGTCATGCTTTCATAATATTCCTGCAATGTATTTTTGGCTTTGCGTAGCATTTCCGCTTCTTCCTTGAAAAACTTGGCAACCTCTTGGTCATTGCAAATACCGGAGTAAAATTCGCACTTTCGCCCCGCCACTTCGGCTTCGCTAATTAGTTTTACAAGGTAAGATCCTTCTTTTAGCCTTTGTAGGGTTGTCGGATCGAACTCTCTTAATTGCGGTTGATTTTGGTTAACATTTTTAAACAAGGTAAATAACATTTTTGTCCCTCCTTACCATCCATTAAACTACTACAATTATTGTTTGATTTTATTCATTATTTATACTTTGTAGTGCCGGGATGGTGCTGTATTATTTTTACCAGCACTTCTGAAGGATTTTTTCTAATTGCCCCGAATACAATATATTGGACCCATCCATTAGTCCAAGTCGCAAAAGAGTATTCGGAAGGTGAAATAATGCAATTTGACTTAGACCGCAAAAACGGAATTCCTCTCTATATCCAGCTAAAAAATCAGATCCAGCAATTGATTGCCACCGGAAAACTGAAAGCCAACGACAAACTCCCGCCTGAACGGGAACTGGCCCAAGTGCTCCAAATAAGCCGTAATACAGTAAGTATGGCGTATAAAGAATTGGAGGATGAAGGTATTCTTTCCTCCAGCCAGGGGAGGGGCACTTTTGTAGCCAATTCTGCCTTAGTGTTACAACGGGAAAGCCTTAAAGAGAGGCTGCTCAAGGTGATCGACCTGGCTATTGAAGAGGCAACGGGCATGGGATTCAGCATCGATGAGTTTGTAGCTCTAACCCATGTACGGGCTATGGAGAAAAAAGAACAGCTTGCTCAACTCAGGGTTGCTTTTGTCGAATGCCATCCGGAACAGCTGGAATACTTTGTGCAGGAAGTAAAATTGGGCAGCGGCGTCAATCTGGTTCCTATTTTGCTTGATGACTTGCGGAAAAATGTACAAGCATCTCCACAAAACTTGGCTCAGTTTGACCTGGTCATCACGTCCTTTGCCCATTTCGATGAGATAAATCAGATTTTTCAAAGTAAGGCGAGAAAAATACTGGGGGTGGCTTTGGCGCCGCAAGTCGAGTCCTTGGTACGGATTGCCAAGCTGCCTGCAGAAAGTCAAGTGGCTATCTTTTGCCATTCAGAAACGTACGGTCGGCGCGTTCAGGAGGCTGTCCAACGGGCTGGGATCGGCCATTTGGGCTTTTCTGTCTATACCGGGCAGGTTGACGAAAAAATGCAAGAGCGTCTGCAAGGTGCAGCAGCTGTGGTCGTCTGTTTCGGTCGACTGCAGGAGGCACTGCGGCTAATTAAAGATGCTAACCGGCTGATTGAGTTCAGGTTTTTACCCGATGTGGGGTCTTTAAATCTTATTAAGTCTGCTCTGATGGAATGTAAAAGGTAAGTTAACGTACAATTGCCGTCCTGGTTGCGGGTATTAGCACAAGGGGAGGAAGGAAAGCACTTGATTTTATCGAATTAATGAATTAATCATTGGGTTATTTTGCTAAAAGAGGATGGGAAAATTGTCTGAACTGAAGGAAATTCAAGGCTATGTCCAAGATATAGCGGAAGCTATTAGTGCCGTACTTGATATGGGTGTGGAAATAATAGACCGGGATTTACTGCGGGTAGCCGGTACGGGGGAATCTAAAGTTAAAGTCGGTACTAAGATGGCCATGGGGCATATTTGCAGGCATGCCATTACCTGCAGGCAGCCTTTTGTATTAATTGATCCCGGAAAAAATCAGCTATGTGAGGTATGCGTCCTTTTCGGTCAATGTAACATCATCCAAGCCGGGCTTTTTATGCCCATACTTCTGGAAGGGGCTTCAGAAGGACTTATAAACTTAGTGGCCTTTACCGGTGAACAAAAAGCGCGCCTGGTAGAAAAGCAAAGTACTTACTTGGAATATGTTGCTAAAATGGCGGAGCTTCTATCCAGTAAAATAGCCGAAAACCGTAGTACCAAAAAACTTAAAATTACTTCCGATTTCTTAAAAACAATCATTAACTCCATCGATTTGGGAATTATCGGGGTTGATGCACAAGGGCATATAACCCATATTAATCCCGCCGCTACTGATATCTTAGGTTTAGGTTCGGCAAGCCTGAATGGGACCAATATAAACTATTTATTGCCCCAGTCACCTTTATCTAAAATTTTAGTTAATCAAAAAGTAGACGAAGAGCAGGTGGTAACATATCAAATTGGGACCAAGCAGGCTA
This region of Zhaonella formicivorans genomic DNA includes:
- a CDS encoding trimethylamine methyltransferase family protein, which encodes MVNIRSNYLEQTPVLRWVSESQLEEIHLATLEVLERTGVQVDHPEALKLLKDAGCIVKDNRVRIPNWLVEDCIRLAPRKIVVANRKGQRVMHLESNRVYFGTGSDLPYTIDLETGIRRRSTKKDVEQACRVMDYLPNFDFVMSYAIASDCAAKASDLHQFEAMVTNTVKPIVFTTHDEKNTRALIEMAAAVAGGHEELRKNPFLVLYSEPISPLVHTREGIGRMFACIEHGIPVTYVSGVVAGGTTPVTKAGCIVQMNAEALSGLVIAQLKQKGASIIIGGNGTPMDMKNSTTLYGSPEHAMNYAVMTQLSQYYQIPNFTEAGCVNAPVPDAQAGFEAGINLLMAQLTGANLVHDVGYLEGGKTGSLAFLTMCNDFIDMVRYMGRGTRINATTLAVDCIDEVGPGGNYLAHQHTFDHFRTEIWSPQLFNRLFWEIWEEKGAQGIADHAKNMAKEILASYQPEPVKESVRAELQKIIADVEKDEFSA
- a CDS encoding trimethylamine methyltransferase family protein; translation: MTYGCAHGNGLYFRTLTAEQLQKIHLASCRVLEEAGMVIHHDEAVELLKKAGAAVDSGNRVYFPTFLVEKALQSAPSRVTMYNRKGEPALYLEGSNVYFGTGSDTINYLDPFTGERRGWRKEDVAQAITICDYLPNIDFIMSMGMLSDVERRMINREQYALMVQHSVKPQVVIAEDGDTLADIAEMAAIAVGGEEQLKRKPLFMIYTEPTSPLQHPVESIEKLLLAAEKGIPANFACGGLGGASVPVTVGGALVQANAEALSGLVIHQLKNPGAPFIYGYGNSPMDMRTMQAVYGTPEAILYQGGMCDLARYYRLPSWGYAGCCNSKVCDEQAILESTMFTVMGALQGCNLMHDVFYMEFGRTGSLELLLISNEVIGRVKRLLKGIETDWEYLAVEAIKRVGPGGNFLGDPHTAEHFRESWQPELSDFNCFENWAAAGSTTMAERARGKIKEILAVHKPEPLPEEARVKIAAVLEKAQARLNCKHSSKPA
- the hutH gene encoding histidine ammonia-lyase, encoding MALARLKSDKSTQAAVVLDGNSLTIEDVVAVARQRKQVALSAEAVKQMEISRTMVESLVKQGKVVYGVTTGFGKFSQVNIAPEEIEQLQENLIISHAVGVGNPLPEEVVRGIMLLRANALAKGYSGIRPEVVATLVEMLNMGVHPVIPEKGSLGASGDLAPLSHMALVMIGRGEAYFQGIRMPGKTAMEKAGIPVIKLNAKEGLALINGTQVMTAIGTLAIYDAWCLAKTADIAAAMTCEALEGIPAAYDRKINEVRPHQGQGQVAGNLRRLLAGSQIISGAQHGRVQDAYALRCIPQVHGASRDALEYVRKVIEVEINSVTDNPLLFPEEGEVISGGNFHGQPVALAMDFLGIALSEIANIAERRIERLVNPTLSGGLPAFLTTKGGLNSGFMIAQYTAASLVSENKVLASPASIDSIPSSANQEDHVSMGTIAARKALGILENTRAVLAIELLCAAQGIDLRGGKPAPGTGAAYQALRKEVACLEEDRELRLDIEKAQQLLQKGTILKEVEETIGPIY
- a CDS encoding urocanate hydratase codes for the protein MLTNFDISQAMTIKLDNQLPEMPKFVEGIRRAPNRGFRLTPAQTKIALKNALRYVPEELHEKLAPEFLEELLTRGRIYAYRFRPEGRIYGKPIDEYRGNCIEGKAFQVMIDNNLDFEVALYPYELVTYGETGSVCQNWLQYRLIKKYLEVMTEHQTLVVASGHPLGLFPSKPDAPRVIITNALMVGMFDNSHDWEIAEEMGVANYGQMTAGGWMYIGPQGIVHGTFNTLLNAGRLKLGIPQDGDLRGRLFVSSGLGGMSGAQPKAIEIAGGVGIIAEVDYSRIITRYNQGWVKKVSSNLGEVCSIAKEYQEKKEPMSIAYYGNVVDLLEYIVQHDIKVDLLSDQTSCHAAYEGGYCPQGVTFEERTRLLASDREKFKALVDNSLRRHFELIKTLVTKGTYFFDYGNSFMKAVFDAGVKEISKNGVDEKDGFIFPSYVEDIMGPELFDYGYGPFRWVCLSGKHEDLLKTDRAAMECIDPTRRGQDRDNYIWIRDAEKNKLVVGTQARILYQDAEGRMKIALKFNEMVRNGEIGPVMLGRDHHDVSGTDSPFRETANIKDGSNVMADMAVQCFAGNAARGMSLVALHNGGGVGIGKAINGGFGLVLDGSKRVDEIIKSALLWDVMGGVARRAWARNEHSLETSIEFNKKYQGKGHITLPYIPQDKLIDEVVEKALKKRGAGSNESRPHH